A portion of the Rhodococcus pseudokoreensis genome contains these proteins:
- a CDS encoding helix-turn-helix domain-containing protein, translating into MVLAQLRPVMDHDAGRAAQLLPTLLAFVLADGHYDRTAEALFIGKTTLKYRLGKMAERFGIDAKNADTRFELRLAFELLALIETRRESDQWDNGPVRPHLH; encoded by the coding sequence GCAGCTACGTCCGGTGATGGACCATGACGCCGGCCGTGCGGCGCAACTGCTCCCCACGCTGTTGGCGTTCGTCCTTGCCGACGGGCACTACGACCGCACTGCGGAAGCACTGTTCATCGGCAAGACGACGTTGAAATACCGCCTGGGAAAGATGGCCGAACGTTTCGGGATCGATGCCAAGAACGCGGACACCCGCTTCGAACTCAGGCTTGCGTTCGAGTTGCTGGCGTTGATCGAAACGCGTCGTGAATCCGATCAGTGGGACAACGGTCCGGTGAGGCCCCACCTCCACTAG
- a CDS encoding MFS transporter, with product MTESTVDTPPITLRKVRQAVVVGSALEWFDFYLYASMAALVFGPIFFPSDNSATATLAAFATFAVGFLARPVGGILFGVLGDKIGRKKVLSISFLLMGGSSVLIGLIPAYASIGILAPVLLVLFRILQGLGAGAEVGSAMAVAYEHASPGSRGRQGAWTAFGVNIGLFASAMAVAGLTSLDRELLQSWAWRIPFLASLILVVFGFWIRRQMPETPDFEQVASTVQEQPKANPLRELFKSDWRGLAVVMAITFGYNGVSYTFKTFSLSYLTEFRDLAANVGAVGIMLASGCAIVIAPLAGRLCDRVDAVRVIYFGAAGTAAMAFPFFWLLDSGKPVYIWCALILTTGFAVPAMLAASGSFLARQFPAKVRTSGLGTGREVSGAVAGALAPLGALTMVTMSSDHATWGVSTLFLIGAAFIAVGCLFDQQRRVNARTLDSTPEDHGHQ from the coding sequence ATGACCGAGTCCACGGTTGACACACCGCCGATAACGCTGAGGAAGGTTCGTCAGGCCGTTGTAGTCGGCTCCGCACTCGAGTGGTTCGACTTCTATCTCTATGCCTCGATGGCAGCACTCGTCTTTGGCCCGATCTTTTTTCCATCCGACAATTCAGCGACCGCGACCCTTGCAGCGTTTGCCACTTTCGCCGTGGGATTCCTGGCACGCCCGGTCGGTGGCATCCTCTTCGGCGTCCTCGGAGACAAGATCGGGCGCAAGAAAGTGTTGTCCATCTCGTTCCTGCTCATGGGCGGATCCTCGGTACTGATCGGCCTGATCCCCGCATACGCCTCAATCGGGATTCTCGCGCCGGTCCTACTGGTACTTTTCCGCATCCTGCAGGGACTCGGCGCCGGGGCCGAAGTAGGCAGTGCGATGGCCGTGGCTTACGAGCATGCGAGTCCTGGATCGCGTGGACGCCAGGGCGCATGGACTGCATTCGGCGTGAACATCGGATTGTTCGCCTCCGCTATGGCTGTCGCTGGACTCACCAGCCTCGACCGAGAACTGTTGCAGTCCTGGGCTTGGCGGATCCCCTTCCTTGCGAGCCTCATTCTCGTTGTCTTCGGCTTCTGGATTCGCCGGCAAATGCCTGAAACTCCCGATTTCGAGCAAGTCGCCTCCACGGTTCAGGAGCAACCGAAGGCAAACCCGCTACGCGAATTGTTCAAGTCCGACTGGCGTGGTCTTGCCGTCGTCATGGCGATCACCTTCGGGTACAACGGTGTGAGCTACACCTTCAAGACATTCTCACTGTCCTATCTCACCGAATTCCGTGATTTAGCAGCGAATGTCGGCGCAGTCGGCATCATGCTGGCCAGCGGTTGCGCCATCGTGATCGCTCCTCTGGCCGGTCGCCTATGCGACCGAGTGGATGCTGTCCGAGTAATCTATTTCGGGGCCGCCGGGACCGCTGCAATGGCCTTCCCGTTCTTCTGGCTCCTGGACTCAGGAAAGCCTGTCTACATTTGGTGTGCGCTTATCCTGACCACCGGATTCGCAGTTCCTGCCATGCTCGCGGCCTCAGGGTCCTTCCTCGCCCGCCAGTTCCCCGCGAAAGTACGAACCTCAGGGCTGGGTACCGGACGAGAAGTTTCCGGAGCCGTCGCGGGAGCGTTGGCGCCCCTGGGCGCGCTGACGATGGTCACCATGTCCTCTGACCACGCAACGTGGGGAGTGTCCACCCTCTTCCTGATCGGGGCTGCCTTCATCGCCGTCGGATGCCTGTTCGACCAGCAACGACGGGTGAACGCACGAACTCTTGACAGCACACCAGAAGACCACGGTCATCAGTAA
- a CDS encoding CaiB/BaiF CoA transferase family protein, whose amino-acid sequence MNSHIADGGSLAGLRVLDLSRILAGPLCAQMLGDHGAEVVKVEPPAEDGTRVWGPPFVRDGTSAYFGAINRNKSNICLDLATADGQRVLDDLLADADVVVENFKAGTLAKWGFSDEVLRDRYPRLIHCRITGFGIDGPMGGMPGYDAVVQAYSGLMSVNGEPDRPGVRVGVPIVDMVTGIYAFCGILLALNDRYRSGLGQLVDCTLLDTAISLLHPHAASHLTDGRTPQRTGSAHPTVAPYDTFDARDGQIFVGVGNDRQFHDFTSLLGIPEVARDPRFTDNVSRIRHLATLRSLLADRIARHDRYELAENLLARGVPAAAVRDIAEAIRDPQVQHRKMVVDKGDYCGIGIPIKLDRTPGSIRQTPRDQGADTRRILSNLGYSSTQIEALIAADTAREHSDGVELGATAGVL is encoded by the coding sequence GTGAACTCCCATATCGCCGATGGTGGCAGTCTCGCGGGACTGCGCGTTCTCGATCTTTCGCGGATTCTTGCCGGGCCTCTGTGCGCCCAGATGTTGGGTGACCACGGTGCCGAGGTCGTGAAGGTCGAGCCGCCGGCAGAGGATGGAACTCGGGTCTGGGGTCCGCCCTTCGTTCGGGACGGGACCAGTGCATACTTCGGGGCCATCAACCGAAACAAATCGAACATTTGTCTGGATCTAGCTACCGCAGACGGCCAGCGAGTCCTCGACGATCTACTTGCCGACGCTGACGTGGTGGTCGAGAACTTCAAGGCGGGAACCCTTGCCAAGTGGGGGTTTTCCGATGAGGTTCTGCGCGACCGTTATCCGCGTCTGATCCACTGCCGAATAACAGGATTCGGTATCGATGGACCCATGGGCGGGATGCCCGGCTACGATGCCGTCGTCCAGGCATACAGCGGTCTGATGAGCGTCAACGGTGAACCCGACCGACCCGGCGTGCGGGTGGGCGTACCAATCGTCGACATGGTCACCGGGATCTACGCCTTCTGTGGGATTCTCCTGGCGCTCAACGATCGGTACCGTAGCGGGCTGGGGCAGCTCGTCGATTGCACTCTGCTCGATACGGCGATCTCGCTGCTGCATCCGCACGCAGCTTCCCACCTGACCGATGGGCGTACGCCACAGCGTACGGGCTCAGCCCATCCCACGGTGGCCCCGTATGACACCTTCGACGCTCGCGATGGCCAAATCTTCGTGGGTGTGGGAAACGATCGCCAGTTCCACGACTTTACTTCACTTCTCGGTATCCCAGAGGTTGCACGAGACCCTCGGTTTACTGACAATGTCAGTCGAATCCGGCACCTTGCCACGTTGCGGTCATTGCTCGCCGATCGAATTGCTCGACATGATCGGTACGAACTTGCAGAAAATCTGCTTGCTCGTGGTGTGCCGGCCGCCGCGGTTCGTGACATAGCCGAGGCCATCCGTGACCCTCAGGTGCAGCATCGAAAGATGGTCGTCGACAAGGGCGATTATTGCGGGATCGGCATACCGATCAAGCTCGATCGCACTCCGGGGAGTATTCGCCAGACCCCCAGAGACCAAGGTGCAGACACTCGTCGGATCTTGTCGAACCTCGGATACAGCTCCACGCAGATTGAAGCTCTCATCGCAGCAGATACTGCCCGTGAGCACAGTGATGGCGTCGAATTGGGCGCGACTGCAGGCGTTTTGTAG
- a CDS encoding enoyl-CoA hydratase/isomerase family protein, whose protein sequence is MTRSVRYEVDKNVAVLTLDSPATRNALSDEMLDELLAALERARDNDGVRVVVLASSHERVFSAGGDLKAFASGTPTITKYAGLDRFPRLYQMIGGLGKPVICAVGGDALAGAFGLALSCDFVLAKESANFGCPEINVGVFPFMISALIYRNVARIKANELMMCGEKITAVEALELGFVNRVIPDADFDAEVRTWAERLAGKSPLLMRLGKDAINKTRDMSLPDALAALQSQLALAFATDDVREGVTAFLEKRPPVWGMK, encoded by the coding sequence ATGACGCGCTCTGTACGGTACGAAGTCGACAAGAATGTCGCCGTCCTCACCCTGGACAGCCCGGCAACCCGCAATGCGTTATCGGACGAGATGTTGGACGAACTCCTCGCTGCGCTCGAACGCGCACGCGACAATGACGGCGTGCGTGTAGTCGTCCTCGCGTCGTCACACGAGAGAGTATTCTCGGCGGGCGGGGATCTCAAGGCGTTCGCGAGTGGCACCCCCACAATTACGAAATATGCAGGTCTGGATCGCTTTCCGCGCCTCTATCAGATGATCGGGGGCCTCGGGAAGCCAGTGATATGCGCGGTTGGGGGTGACGCGCTGGCGGGCGCGTTCGGTCTCGCCCTTTCCTGCGACTTCGTCCTTGCCAAGGAGTCGGCGAACTTCGGTTGTCCGGAGATCAATGTCGGAGTGTTTCCCTTCATGATTTCCGCCCTCATCTACCGGAACGTCGCACGGATCAAAGCGAACGAACTGATGATGTGCGGCGAGAAGATCACTGCAGTTGAGGCGCTCGAACTGGGATTCGTGAACCGTGTAATCCCGGACGCGGACTTCGATGCAGAAGTCCGCACCTGGGCGGAGCGGCTCGCGGGCAAGTCGCCCCTTCTCATGCGTCTCGGAAAGGATGCAATAAACAAGACGCGCGACATGTCGTTGCCGGACGCATTAGCAGCGTTGCAGTCGCAACTTGCCCTCGCATTTGCCACCGACGATGTCCGGGAAGGTGTCACCGCATTCCTCGAGAAGCGGCCCCCCGTGTGGGGAATGAAATGA
- a CDS encoding IclR family transcriptional regulator, with the protein MTALEPTYGDAKEHRTVSRVTRILELAACNDRGVRLSEISAELDAPHSSVHALVKGLVANGYLRDDGGNYVIGPAVRALLGARPNLERAARAGMERLHTEFDETVTLVSLIGESVVYTDAIESTQPIRYSPTLRVRRPLYPTSAGKCFLAHMGERSRENYIAAHFADEAKRQQVRDELRAVTEQGGAINRAETLPDLYAVSAPIFDFGQVVAALTIAGPSSRFVGRLDGLLVATKDTAKMISAQLQQG; encoded by the coding sequence ATGACAGCGCTCGAACCGACCTACGGCGATGCAAAGGAACACCGCACGGTGTCCCGCGTCACGCGGATCCTTGAACTAGCGGCCTGCAATGATCGCGGTGTGCGACTCTCCGAAATCTCGGCAGAACTCGACGCCCCCCACTCATCCGTTCATGCTCTGGTCAAGGGATTGGTTGCGAATGGGTACCTACGGGACGATGGCGGCAACTACGTCATCGGCCCCGCCGTCCGGGCTCTGCTCGGCGCACGCCCCAACCTCGAGCGAGCCGCTCGAGCCGGCATGGAGAGACTGCACACGGAGTTCGATGAAACCGTCACCCTAGTCTCGCTGATCGGGGAATCGGTCGTATACACCGATGCCATCGAATCAACCCAACCGATTCGGTACAGCCCCACGCTCCGCGTCCGCAGACCGCTCTATCCCACCAGCGCCGGAAAGTGCTTCCTTGCCCACATGGGTGAGCGGTCTCGCGAGAACTACATAGCCGCTCATTTCGCCGATGAAGCGAAACGTCAGCAGGTTCGCGACGAATTGCGCGCGGTCACCGAACAAGGTGGTGCGATCAACCGAGCAGAGACACTTCCCGACCTCTACGCCGTGTCCGCCCCGATCTTCGATTTCGGACAGGTCGTAGCGGCTCTCACCATCGCCGGTCCCAGCAGTCGATTCGTCGGTCGCCTCGACGGCCTTTTGGTGGCAACGAAAGACACGGCAAAGATGATCTCAGCCCAACTCCAACAGGGCTAG